A genomic stretch from Kribbella amoyensis includes:
- a CDS encoding metal ABC transporter permease — MTLFQLEFMQRALIAGLLTGLAAPAIGTYLVQRRLSLMGDGIGHIAITGVALGLLTKTAPTLTAILVAIAGATAIELIRARGKASGDVALALLFYGGIAGGVLLIGLAGQGAATLNTFLFGSLTTVSPSDLYVVVGLAVAVLVVAIGLGPQLFAVCQDEEFARVTGLRVQLLNLVIAVMAAVTVTVAMRTVGLLLVSALMVVPVATAQQVTRSFRSTFVTACGIGVVACLAGIVTSYNADVAPGATIVILALAGFVVAAVAGALIRRRRGHVVPLADEEPEIGVPGPQPHVVSPGHPHDHNPACGHAKVEHGDHVDYVHDGHLHAAHGDHWDEH, encoded by the coding sequence ATGACCTTGTTCCAGCTGGAGTTCATGCAGCGGGCCCTGATCGCCGGCCTGCTCACCGGCCTGGCCGCGCCCGCCATCGGGACGTACCTGGTCCAGCGCCGGTTGTCGCTGATGGGTGACGGCATCGGGCACATCGCCATCACCGGGGTCGCGCTCGGCCTGCTCACCAAGACCGCGCCGACCCTGACCGCGATCCTGGTCGCGATCGCCGGCGCGACCGCGATCGAGCTGATCCGGGCCCGCGGCAAGGCCAGCGGCGACGTGGCCCTGGCGCTGCTGTTCTACGGCGGTATTGCGGGCGGCGTCCTGCTGATCGGGCTGGCCGGTCAGGGCGCGGCGACCCTGAACACGTTCCTCTTCGGCTCCCTCACCACGGTGTCCCCGAGCGACCTGTACGTCGTGGTCGGGCTGGCCGTGGCCGTCCTGGTGGTCGCGATCGGGCTTGGGCCGCAGCTGTTCGCCGTCTGCCAGGACGAGGAGTTCGCCCGCGTCACCGGACTCCGGGTGCAGCTGCTCAACCTGGTGATCGCGGTGATGGCGGCCGTGACCGTGACGGTGGCGATGCGGACCGTCGGCCTGCTGCTGGTCAGCGCCTTGATGGTGGTGCCGGTGGCGACCGCGCAGCAGGTGACCCGGTCGTTCCGCAGTACGTTCGTCACGGCCTGCGGGATCGGGGTCGTGGCCTGCCTGGCCGGCATCGTCACCTCGTACAACGCGGACGTCGCTCCGGGCGCGACCATCGTGATCCTGGCGCTGGCCGGGTTCGTCGTGGCCGCGGTCGCGGGTGCGCTGATCCGGCGCCGCCGCGGTCACGTCGTCCCGCTGGCCGACGAGGAGCCCGAGATCGGCGTACCGGGTCCCCAGCCGCATGTGGTCAGCCCGGGGCACCCGCACGACCACAACCCGGCCTGCGGGCACGCCAAGGTGGAGCACGGGGACCACGTCGACTACGTTCACGACGGGCACCTGCATGCGGCGCACGGGGACCACTGGGACGAGCATTGA
- a CDS encoding metal ABC transporter ATP-binding protein codes for MTVQDHPADRSRAPGPDGGSAPKAVQVADLSVDLGGRLVLRGVDLQIRQGEVVAVLGTNGSGKSTLIRTMVGLLPAARGQVKLFGTPVPRFRQWNKVGYVPQRITAAGGVPATVQEVVSSGLLSKRRLFRPLKAADRAAIDEALEIVAMADRRKDAVAELSGGQQQRVLIARALVADPDLLILDEPTAGVDLASQGIFADAIRERVARGTTVVMVSHDLGPMDALIDRSVVLRRGRIVYDGAPHASQTHAHVHPHVADDEPGLLS; via the coding sequence GTGACCGTTCAAGACCACCCCGCCGACCGGTCCCGCGCGCCGGGGCCGGACGGTGGTTCCGCACCCAAAGCCGTCCAGGTCGCCGATCTCTCGGTCGACCTGGGCGGCCGGCTCGTCCTGCGGGGCGTCGACCTGCAGATCCGCCAGGGCGAGGTGGTGGCCGTGCTCGGCACCAACGGCTCCGGCAAGTCCACCCTGATCCGGACCATGGTCGGCCTGCTCCCCGCGGCCCGCGGCCAGGTGAAGCTGTTCGGTACGCCGGTCCCCCGCTTCCGCCAGTGGAACAAGGTGGGCTATGTCCCGCAGCGGATCACCGCGGCCGGTGGTGTCCCGGCGACCGTCCAGGAAGTCGTGTCGTCCGGGTTGCTCTCGAAGCGGCGGCTGTTCCGCCCGTTGAAGGCGGCCGACCGGGCCGCGATCGACGAGGCGCTGGAGATCGTCGCGATGGCGGACCGGCGCAAGGACGCCGTCGCCGAACTGTCCGGCGGCCAGCAGCAGCGGGTCCTGATCGCCCGCGCACTCGTGGCGGACCCGGACCTGCTGATCCTGGACGAGCCGACCGCCGGCGTCGACCTGGCCAGCCAGGGCATCTTCGCCGACGCGATCCGGGAGCGGGTCGCCCGCGGGACCACGGTGGTGATGGTCAGCCACGACCTCGGCCCGATGGACGCGCTGATCGACCGCTCGGTGGTGCTGCGCCGCGGCCGGATCGTGTACGACGGGGCGCCGCACGCCTCCCAGACCCACGCCCACGTGCACCCGCACGTCGCCGACGACGAGCCGGGGTTGCTCTCATGA
- a CDS encoding metal ABC transporter substrate-binding protein, with protein sequence MRSSLRAVTAGLAALAVLTLAGCGGDATGGSGGDGDKVDVVASFYPLQFIAEQVGGDAVNVTTLTAPGVEPHDLELTPKQVGTITEAKLVLFEKGLQPAVDEAVEQNAKDAGFDVAPAAKLEATGAHFEDHDHEEEGGAGGPAAVLPGSAGNEDVDPHFWLDPVRYAGVVQAVTDKLVEVDGAHADGYKERAKKLLGEVTKLDGEFKSGLATCKLKTFVTSHEAFAYLAKRYGLQMVGIAGFTPDAEPTPQRIKEVQDIVRAEQVTTIFYEELVSPKVAESIARDLKVKTAVLSPIEGLSDANSEQTYLTLMRENLQELRKANSCA encoded by the coding sequence ATGAGATCTAGTCTGCGCGCTGTCACTGCCGGCCTCGCCGCCCTTGCGGTCCTCACTCTGGCAGGTTGCGGCGGCGACGCCACCGGCGGCTCCGGCGGCGACGGCGACAAGGTCGACGTGGTCGCCTCGTTCTACCCGCTCCAGTTCATCGCCGAGCAGGTGGGGGGCGACGCCGTGAACGTGACCACGCTGACGGCGCCCGGGGTCGAGCCGCACGACCTGGAGCTCACTCCGAAGCAGGTCGGCACGATCACCGAGGCGAAGCTGGTGCTGTTCGAGAAGGGACTGCAGCCCGCGGTCGACGAGGCCGTCGAACAGAACGCGAAGGACGCCGGCTTCGACGTCGCACCGGCCGCGAAGCTCGAGGCGACCGGCGCGCACTTCGAGGACCACGACCACGAGGAAGAGGGCGGCGCCGGCGGTCCGGCTGCCGTGCTCCCCGGCTCGGCCGGCAACGAGGACGTGGATCCGCACTTCTGGCTCGACCCGGTCCGGTACGCGGGGGTCGTCCAGGCCGTCACGGACAAGCTCGTCGAGGTCGACGGAGCGCACGCTGACGGTTACAAGGAGCGCGCGAAGAAGCTGCTCGGCGAGGTGACGAAGCTGGACGGCGAGTTCAAGTCCGGCCTGGCCACTTGCAAGCTGAAGACGTTCGTGACCAGCCACGAGGCGTTCGCCTACCTGGCGAAGCGGTACGGTCTGCAGATGGTCGGGATCGCGGGCTTCACGCCGGACGCCGAGCCGACCCCCCAGCGGATCAAGGAGGTCCAGGACATCGTGCGGGCCGAGCAGGTGACGACGATCTTCTACGAGGAGCTCGTCAGCCCGAAGGTGGCCGAGTCGATCGCCCGCGACCTCAAGGTGAAGACCGCGGTCCTGAGCCCGATCGAGGGGCTCTCGGACGCGAACTCCGAGCAGACCTACCTCACCCTGATGCGGGAGAACCTGCAGGAACTCCGGAAGGCGAACAGCTGCGCGTGA
- a CDS encoding YibE/F family protein, with translation MARRNVGRRRADPRGNRRRRIDIPTGHGHGHGHGHGDQVVDTSVVDGDAVVARRVRVVVAALLIPLIAAAVIAMVVLWPSGDLKADLPPQAGASGEVVKLEPCAESPDACDLATVKITSGPDGDQGVEAPVEVPKGKQAALPIEVGDKLLLGFQDGAPIEERYSYTDHDRGRPLLILAVVFAVAVVVLSRWRGLAALVALGITAVTLTQFVLPAILRGENPLLVSVVGGAVIMTIALYLTHGINAQSSVALAGTIAALGLTAVLGWMFVKVASLSGVGAEGASQIKAFVPDLDLAGVLAAGIVIGALGVLDDVTVTQASAVWELSAANPAAGRASLFSAGLRIGRAHVASVVNTLVLAYAGAALPLLMIFAVSGVDAKYVITTEMVAIEIVRGLVGSLGIIAAVPLTTALAALAVADRSPNLVAQPDPPPTPDPTPPPGPTQAP, from the coding sequence ATGGCCAGGCGGAACGTGGGACGTAGGCGAGCCGACCCCAGGGGCAACCGCCGACGCCGCATCGACATTCCCACCGGGCACGGTCACGGCCACGGGCACGGGCACGGCGATCAGGTCGTGGACACGTCGGTCGTCGACGGCGACGCGGTCGTCGCCCGCCGGGTCCGGGTCGTGGTCGCGGCACTGCTGATCCCGCTGATCGCGGCCGCCGTGATCGCGATGGTCGTCCTCTGGCCGAGCGGCGACCTGAAGGCCGACCTGCCCCCGCAGGCGGGGGCCAGCGGCGAGGTCGTCAAGCTCGAGCCGTGCGCCGAGTCGCCGGACGCGTGTGACCTCGCCACGGTGAAGATCACCTCGGGCCCGGACGGGGACCAGGGCGTCGAGGCGCCGGTCGAGGTCCCGAAGGGCAAGCAGGCCGCGCTGCCGATCGAGGTGGGCGACAAGCTCCTGCTCGGGTTCCAGGACGGCGCGCCGATCGAGGAGCGCTACTCGTACACCGACCACGACCGCGGCCGGCCCCTGCTCATCCTGGCGGTCGTCTTCGCGGTGGCGGTCGTGGTGCTGTCCCGCTGGCGGGGCCTGGCCGCCCTGGTGGCGCTCGGCATCACCGCGGTGACACTGACCCAGTTCGTCCTGCCCGCCATTCTCCGCGGCGAGAATCCGCTGCTCGTCTCGGTGGTGGGCGGGGCGGTGATCATGACGATCGCGCTGTACCTCACTCACGGCATCAACGCCCAGTCGTCGGTCGCCCTGGCGGGAACGATCGCGGCACTAGGGCTGACCGCGGTCCTCGGCTGGATGTTCGTCAAGGTCGCCTCGTTGTCCGGCGTCGGCGCGGAGGGCGCGTCGCAGATCAAGGCGTTCGTCCCGGACCTGGACCTGGCCGGCGTCCTGGCGGCCGGCATCGTGATCGGTGCGCTGGGCGTCCTCGACGACGTGACCGTGACCCAGGCGAGCGCGGTCTGGGAGCTCTCGGCAGCCAACCCGGCGGCGGGCCGGGCCTCGCTCTTCAGTGCCGGCCTGCGGATCGGCCGCGCGCACGTGGCGTCCGTGGTCAACACCCTGGTCCTCGCGTACGCCGGCGCGGCACTCCCGTTGCTGATGATCTTCGCCGTCAGCGGCGTCGACGCGAAGTACGTGATCACGACCGAAATGGTCGCCATCGAGATCGTCCGCGGCCTGGTCGGCAGCCTGGGCATCATCGCCGCCGTACCCCTCACCACGGCTCTCGCCGCTCTGGCCGTAGCCGACCGCTCCCCGAACCTGGTCGCCCAGCCCGACCCACCCCCCACCCCGGACCCCACCCCGCCCCCGGGCCCCACGCAGGCCCCCTGA
- a CDS encoding FAD-dependent monooxygenase, which translates to MQRILISGASVAGPVLAYWLRRYGFEPTVVERTPALRHGLGGHAVDLFGSGVEVARRMELWAQIHEARTQTTTMSVERHGKRPVTVDIDRLSAGISDRHVEILRGELTKLLYEATRSDVEYVFGDSIATLDDDGDGVDVTFEHAAPRRFDLVIGADGMHSTVRRLVFGPEEAVRRHLGGYLAVYSMPDLFALQDRMLVHVSVDRMVSTYGVHQTGQARAAFLFRTATELPYDYRDREQQRRIVADAFGEYGWTVPRLLEHLAAADDFYFDAISQITLDSWQRGRVGLVGDAGFCPGPAIGGGTSLAAVTAYVLAGELAAARSDLPSGLRNYERKVREFVDLSRAAAPKVMKSVIPGSATAVRLVPWATAMLVRLPTPVQKLVWAQNGVGKALGSLPLPNYSDLIRTP; encoded by the coding sequence GTGCAGAGGATCCTGATCTCGGGAGCGAGCGTGGCCGGGCCCGTGCTCGCCTACTGGTTGCGGCGGTACGGCTTCGAGCCGACGGTGGTCGAGCGCACTCCCGCGCTGCGGCACGGACTCGGTGGGCACGCGGTCGATCTGTTCGGATCCGGCGTCGAGGTGGCGCGCCGGATGGAGCTGTGGGCGCAGATCCACGAGGCCCGGACCCAGACGACCACGATGTCGGTGGAGCGGCACGGCAAACGGCCGGTCACCGTCGACATCGACCGGCTCAGCGCCGGGATCTCCGACCGGCACGTGGAGATCCTTCGCGGCGAGCTCACCAAGCTCCTGTACGAGGCGACGCGATCGGACGTGGAGTACGTCTTCGGCGACTCGATCGCCACGCTGGACGACGACGGCGACGGCGTGGACGTGACGTTCGAGCACGCGGCACCCCGCCGGTTCGACCTGGTGATCGGCGCCGACGGTATGCATTCGACGGTCCGCCGGCTCGTCTTCGGGCCGGAAGAGGCCGTCCGCCGGCACCTCGGCGGCTATCTCGCGGTCTACTCGATGCCGGACCTGTTCGCTCTCCAGGACCGGATGCTCGTCCACGTCAGCGTCGACCGGATGGTCAGCACCTACGGCGTTCACCAGACCGGCCAGGCACGCGCGGCCTTCCTGTTCCGCACGGCCACCGAACTGCCCTACGACTACCGGGACCGGGAGCAGCAGCGCCGGATCGTCGCGGACGCGTTCGGCGAGTACGGCTGGACGGTGCCGCGACTGCTCGAGCACCTGGCGGCGGCCGACGACTTCTACTTCGACGCGATCTCGCAGATCACGCTCGACAGCTGGCAGCGCGGCCGGGTCGGCCTGGTCGGGGACGCGGGGTTCTGCCCGGGCCCGGCGATCGGCGGTGGGACCAGCCTGGCCGCGGTCACGGCGTACGTACTGGCGGGCGAGCTCGCGGCGGCCCGGAGCGACCTGCCCTCGGGGCTGCGCAACTACGAGCGGAAGGTGCGGGAGTTCGTCGACCTGAGTCGCGCCGCGGCGCCGAAGGTGATGAAGTCGGTCATCCCCGGCAGCGCGACGGCCGTCCGCTTGGTGCCATGGGCAACAGCCATGCTGGTCCGCCTGCCCACGCCCGTCCAGAAGCTGGTCTGGGCCCAGAACGGCGTCGGCAAGGCCCTCGGCTCGCTCCCCCTCCCCAACTACAGCGACCTGATCAGAACGCCATGA